The nucleotide window CTTGACTCGCTTGTTATTAAAGGGTAAATAATAAGTAGTAAAGGTAGTGTGCATATCCATTTTTCTTTAACATCAGAACTTGACAACATTAATGAGTATGCTGTGGAACCAATTATTGCACATATAGTCGCGTATGGGATTGGGTTTATATATCCAGAAAATCTACTGTAACCTAAAATTTGATGGTAATAAAAACTATTAAAAAATAGCACTAAGCTGCCTGTGAATAATAATGAAATTAGCAGTTTGTTTTTTATTTCTTTCAGAGGAAAAAAAGCTAGAAATATAGATGTAACGATTAACGCCCTCATTTCTCTAGAGCTTGCACCGTGAGTGTAATAACTGAAAATACTATATAATGTTACTAATATAACAATAATTAGATATGGATTACACAAGCGATCTTTTAGGTTGACATTGTTGATTTTAGAAAAGAACAAGCCAGCCAAAGAACCAACGACTAAAAATATAGCCATTTTCTTATCACCATTCGGAATGATTAGCATGCCCGAAAAAGCAAAAAGGTAAGGAGCAAGTATAAGGGTTTTAAGAATGTTTTTATATAAATTCATATTATGAGTACGGGTTTACATTACTGTCTGGACGAGTCTTAAGTAATCTTAAGATCCACATATATTGTTCTGGGTTCTTACTCACGTAATCTTCAATGCATTGATTCATCATACGTGCATCCTCCTCTTCGCTTCCTGTTGGGAAAGGTAGAGCAGGGTAGAAGTCCAGGGTATATTGGCCTGTACTGCTATCGTATTGAGCAAACAAGGGCACAATTTTAGCTTTACTTAGTTTTGATAGGCGACCAAGGCCTGAGATAGTTGCTTTTTGAGTCGCGAAGAAGTCAACGAAGACACTGTGCTCACGACCAAGATCTTCATCAGGGAGATAATAACCAAGGTACCCATCACGTACTGACTTGATGAAAGGTTTGATACCACCACTGCGATCATAAACACGACCGCCGTATTGCACGCGCTGTCGGTGCATTAGCCAGTCACTGAGTTTGTTTTTTTGTGCTTTCGCCATCGCAGACACAGGTAAATTTCGTGAAGCTAATAATACCGCTGGGATATCGATAGCCCATGTGTGTGGCACCAGTAAGATCACATTCTCGCCACTGTCCGTAATATCGGTTAGGTTGCTTAGGCTGTTTATCGAAGTGTTGTTCTCTAGCCAAGTTTTGCTCTTTAGTGTTAAAGAAGCAAACCCCATCAAAAACGAGATGGATGTAACGTATGACTGATAGAGAGTTTCTTCACGCTGTTCTACAGATTGCTCAGGAAAGCACATCTCAAGGTTTACGCGAGCTCGGCGGTTAGCCTTATTCTTGATTTTTACAGCTTGCTTAGCCATAAACTTAGCTAATGCTAAACGAATGCTATTAGGTAAGAAGCAGACTAAAGACGATAACAGAACAGCAATCCAAGTGCCCCAGTATTTAGGTGCTAGAAATCCCCATTCAAACTCAGGATTGTAAGCTTTTGGATCAAAATCATTACGTTGTGTGGTCATTCGTTCACTATATTATTTAAATCAGAGAGTTAACTTTATATCGGTCACTCGGGGAATGATTATGTTTACTAGATTATCCAATGATGCATCCCAAAAAGCAGGATGCACCATTAGTCTTAATCTGAAATATAAAGCTACAGCTATGCGTTTACGATCTTCATGTACTCAGCGACGCCATCTGCCACTGTTTTAAACTCGATGTCGCAACCGGTATTGCGAAGCTTAGTTAAGTCAGCTTGTGTGAACTCTTGGTAAGCGCCTTTCAAATGCTCAGGGAAAGGAATCGTTTCAATCTCGCCTTTACCATGGTGCTTGATTACTGCTTTTGCGATTTCTTCAAAAGACTCTGCGTTGCCTGTACCTAGGTTGAAAATACCTGAAACACCGTTTTCTAAGAACCACAGGTTTACCGCTGCGACATCACCCACATACACAAAATCACGCTTGAAGGTTTCGCTACCTGCGAACAACTTCGGGCTTTCACCAGCATTCATTTGGTTGTTTAGGTGGAAAGCGACAGAGGCCATGCTGCCTTTGTGTTGCTCGCGTGGACCATAAACATTGAAGTAACGGAAACCAACGATTTGTGGAAGCGTTTCGTTATGCGCTACGGCATCCGCGGTTAGGCGACGAACATAGTTATCAAACTGCTGTTTAGAGTAACCGTAGACATTCAATGCACCTTCGTACTCTCTCTCCTCGATAAAAGTATCGGTTTCGCCATAAGTGGCAGCAGAAGAGGCATATAAGAAGGGAATTTCACGCTCCACACAGTAATGAAGTAGCTCTTTTGAGTACTCATAGTTATTGAGCATCATGTATTTGCCATCCCACTCAGTGGTCGCAGAGCATG belongs to Vibrio splendidus and includes:
- the lpxM gene encoding lauroyl-Kdo(2)-lipid IV(A) myristoyltransferase (LpxM is lauroyl-Kdo(2)-lipid IV(A) myristoyltransferase, an enzyme characterized in Escherichia coli and involved in biosynthesis of the form of lipid A found in that species and some closely related species.), producing MTTQRNDFDPKAYNPEFEWGFLAPKYWGTWIAVLLSSLVCFLPNSIRLALAKFMAKQAVKIKNKANRRARVNLEMCFPEQSVEQREETLYQSYVTSISFLMGFASLTLKSKTWLENNTSINSLSNLTDITDSGENVILLVPHTWAIDIPAVLLASRNLPVSAMAKAQKNKLSDWLMHRQRVQYGGRVYDRSGGIKPFIKSVRDGYLGYYLPDEDLGREHSVFVDFFATQKATISGLGRLSKLSKAKIVPLFAQYDSSTGQYTLDFYPALPFPTGSEEEDARMMNQCIEDYVSKNPEQYMWILRLLKTRPDSNVNPYS
- the rfaD gene encoding ADP-glyceromanno-heptose 6-epimerase; protein product: MIIVTGGAGMIGSNIVKALNEAGHNDILVVDNLKDGKKFKNLVDLDITDYMDRDDFLTQVMAGDDFGHIEAVFHEGACSATTEWDGKYMMLNNYEYSKELLHYCVEREIPFLYASSAATYGETDTFIEEREYEGALNVYGYSKQQFDNYVRRLTADAVAHNETLPQIVGFRYFNVYGPREQHKGSMASVAFHLNNQMNAGESPKLFAGSETFKRDFVYVGDVAAVNLWFLENGVSGIFNLGTGNAESFEEIAKAVIKHHGKGEIETIPFPEHLKGAYQEFTQADLTKLRNTGCDIEFKTVADGVAEYMKIVNA